A genome region from Acidobacteriota bacterium includes the following:
- a CDS encoding NAD-dependent epimerase/dehydratase family protein produces MRALVTGGGGFLGGAIVRRVVDRGWKVRTLQRGSYQELENLGAEQVQGDIADRDVVSTAVDGIDIVFHVAAKVDPWGAYPPFHRTNVIGTSNVLAAMRAHGVPKLVFTSTPSVVHSGGDLAGVDESQPYPGHFEAAYPQTKAMAEMEVLAANDQTLSTVALRPRLIWGPGDTNLVPQLVARARSGELRFVGDGSNLVDTVYIDNAVDAHMLAADRLEPGAACAGRAYFITNGEPWPIREVINGILSAAGVPPVESSVPYGAAIVAGALFESIHRIFPSEDGPRMTRFIARNFAATSWFDISAARRDLGYEPRVSIDEGLSRLKGWFNGQS; encoded by the coding sequence GTGAGAGCTCTGGTCACCGGTGGGGGAGGGTTTCTCGGCGGCGCGATTGTGCGGCGCGTCGTCGATCGCGGCTGGAAGGTGCGTACGCTGCAGCGTGGATCCTACCAAGAGCTCGAGAATCTCGGAGCTGAACAGGTACAGGGTGACATCGCCGATCGGGACGTTGTTTCGACAGCCGTCGACGGCATCGACATCGTGTTCCATGTCGCGGCCAAGGTCGATCCCTGGGGAGCCTACCCGCCATTCCACAGAACCAACGTCATCGGTACCAGTAACGTGCTCGCCGCGATGCGGGCCCACGGAGTGCCGAAGCTGGTATTCACCAGCACGCCGAGTGTCGTTCACAGCGGAGGTGATCTTGCCGGCGTCGATGAATCCCAACCCTACCCAGGCCATTTCGAAGCCGCATACCCGCAGACCAAGGCGATGGCCGAGATGGAGGTGCTCGCCGCCAACGACCAGACGCTGTCGACGGTGGCCCTCCGCCCGCGGTTGATCTGGGGACCGGGTGACACCAACCTGGTGCCGCAACTGGTGGCTCGTGCGCGCTCCGGTGAGCTCCGCTTCGTCGGTGACGGCTCCAACCTGGTCGACACGGTCTATATCGACAATGCCGTTGACGCCCACATGCTGGCTGCCGACAGGCTTGAACCCGGAGCCGCCTGTGCAGGCCGCGCGTATTTCATTACCAACGGTGAACCTTGGCCGATCAGGGAAGTCATCAACGGGATCCTCTCCGCCGCCGGCGTTCCGCCGGTCGAGAGTTCGGTGCCGTACGGTGCTGCGATCGTGGCGGGGGCGCTCTTCGAGAGCATTCACCGCATCTTTCCCTCCGAAGATGGGCCACGGATGACCCGGTTCATCGCCCGCAATTTCGCCGCCACAAGCTGGTTCGACATCAGCGCTGCGCGCCGTGATCTGGGCTACGAACCGCGGGTGTCGATAGACGAGGGCCTGTCTCGGTTGAAGGGGTGGTTCAACGGGCAGAGCTGA
- a CDS encoding MATE family efflux transporter, translated as MLDRSRIRTILALALPIIGGMASQNVLNLVDTAMVGYLGAPSLAAVGLGSFANFMAVAFIMGLSAGVQAIAARRLGEGRRDQTASGLNAGLLIALLVAIPWSLTLIAFADRVFPFLVDDPEVVSIGVPYLQVRLAGMVAIAMNFAFRGFWNGIGQSRRYLQTLVIMHSCNIILNWVLIFGHFGLPALGAAGAGLGTTISTYLGTVIYITLAVRHARGTGFLRGIADRKTMVSMLKLSIPAGLQSFFFATGMTALFWIIGRIGTDELAASNVLVQLLLVAILPGVGFGLAAASLVGQALGRGEKEDAVTWGWDVSRLAMLVVGVGALVGVIAPDLLLGIFLHEEHTIELARFPLRLLGATMVLETLGSVLMNALLGAGASRTVMMVSISLQWGLFLPIAFLIGPVLGYGMAAVWALQVGYRCLQGVIFALIWRSRRWINVDV; from the coding sequence GTGCTCGATCGCAGCCGAATCCGAACGATCCTCGCCCTCGCCCTGCCCATCATCGGCGGCATGGCGTCGCAGAACGTACTGAACCTCGTCGACACGGCGATGGTCGGTTATCTCGGAGCGCCCTCGCTGGCGGCGGTCGGATTGGGGAGCTTCGCAAACTTCATGGCCGTCGCATTCATCATGGGCTTGTCGGCAGGCGTGCAGGCGATCGCGGCTCGACGGCTCGGAGAAGGGCGACGAGATCAGACGGCGAGTGGCCTCAACGCCGGTCTGCTGATCGCGCTGCTGGTGGCCATTCCGTGGTCGCTGACCCTGATCGCGTTCGCCGATCGCGTTTTCCCGTTTCTGGTCGACGATCCCGAGGTTGTGAGCATCGGTGTGCCGTACCTGCAGGTGAGGCTTGCGGGCATGGTGGCGATCGCGATGAACTTCGCTTTTAGGGGATTCTGGAACGGGATCGGGCAATCGCGCCGCTATCTCCAAACCCTCGTCATCATGCACAGCTGCAACATCATTCTCAATTGGGTGTTGATTTTCGGGCACTTCGGTCTGCCGGCTCTGGGAGCCGCGGGCGCCGGCCTGGGCACGACGATCTCCACGTATCTCGGCACTGTCATTTACATCACCCTTGCGGTTCGCCACGCAAGGGGAACGGGCTTTCTCCGGGGCATCGCCGATCGAAAGACGATGGTGTCGATGCTCAAACTCTCGATACCGGCCGGGTTGCAGAGCTTCTTCTTCGCCACTGGCATGACCGCCTTGTTCTGGATCATCGGACGCATCGGCACCGACGAGTTGGCCGCTTCCAACGTTTTGGTGCAGCTGCTGCTGGTCGCGATTCTCCCCGGCGTTGGATTCGGGCTGGCTGCCGCATCCCTGGTCGGCCAGGCTCTGGGTCGCGGGGAAAAGGAAGATGCGGTGACGTGGGGTTGGGACGTAAGCCGCCTGGCGATGCTCGTGGTCGGTGTGGGAGCGTTGGTCGGGGTCATCGCGCCGGACCTGCTGCTCGGAATCTTTCTCCACGAAGAGCACACGATCGAACTGGCGCGCTTTCCGTTGCGTTTGCTGGGCGCGACGATGGTTCTCGAGACCCTCGGCAGCGTACTGATGAATGCCCTGCTCGGGGCCGGCGCGAGCAGAACGGTGATGATGGTGTCGATCTCGTTGCAGTGGGGCCTGTTCCTTCCGATCGCCTTTCTGATCGGCCCCGTGCTCGGGTACGGCATGGCGGCGGTGTGGGCGTTGCAGGTCGGATACCGCTGCCTGCAGGGCGTCATCTTCGCGCTCATCTGGCGCAGCCGGCGGTGGATCAATGTCGATGTCTGA
- a CDS encoding AMP-binding protein, producing the protein MTDKANIADFLPEMAERQPDATAIVCPWGRRGGSLTYSELNQRSARIARGLEEVGIGHGVRTILMVPPGLDLFPLAFGLFRSGAVPVLVDPGIGLKHLKTCIGNAEPEAFIGVPRAHAARVILGWSRPTIQTNITVGRRVFWGGYTLAQIEAMGSDANPRKVAVTAADDVAAVVFTSGSTGPPKGVVYRHSNFAAQVDAIRDAYGIEPGEVNLPTFPLFALFDPALGMTTVVPDMDPTRPARVDPRKIIGPIKEHGVTIMFGSPALLDTVGRWGAANGVTLDSLRCVISAGAPVPPRVIERFQGLLGEGAAIHTPYGATESLPVASASSQEILLETRYATDRGAGTCVGYPVPSIEAAVIAINDEPISTWRDDLKMEEKTVGEIVVKGPQVTREYFKAPVHTSLAKIADGDTVRHRMGDLGYFDESGRLWFCGRKSQRVETRDGTLFTVPCESVFNTHPEVFRTALVGVGERNDQTPVLCVELEKGVGRSEHERIRQQLLDLGAEFEHTRQIHTVIFHPGFPVDIRHNAKIGRGALAEWATPRVGS; encoded by the coding sequence ATGACTGACAAGGCCAATATCGCGGACTTCCTGCCGGAGATGGCGGAGCGGCAGCCTGATGCAACGGCCATTGTCTGTCCCTGGGGTCGACGGGGCGGCAGCTTGACTTACAGCGAGCTCAACCAGCGTTCGGCGCGGATCGCGCGAGGCCTCGAGGAAGTTGGAATCGGCCACGGAGTCCGGACGATCCTCATGGTGCCTCCCGGACTCGATCTGTTCCCGCTCGCCTTCGGGCTGTTCAGGTCCGGCGCCGTGCCGGTGCTGGTCGATCCGGGCATCGGGCTGAAGCACCTCAAAACATGCATCGGGAACGCCGAACCCGAGGCCTTCATCGGCGTACCCAGGGCGCACGCGGCCCGGGTAATTCTGGGCTGGTCCCGACCGACCATACAGACCAACATCACGGTCGGGAGGCGTGTCTTCTGGGGTGGCTACACGCTGGCACAGATCGAGGCCATGGGCTCGGACGCTAATCCACGGAAGGTCGCGGTCACCGCGGCGGACGACGTGGCGGCAGTCGTATTCACGTCTGGAAGCACTGGCCCACCAAAGGGCGTCGTCTACCGCCACTCGAACTTCGCCGCACAGGTGGATGCGATCCGCGACGCATACGGAATCGAGCCCGGTGAAGTCAACCTGCCGACGTTTCCGCTGTTTGCCCTTTTTGATCCCGCCCTCGGCATGACGACGGTGGTTCCCGACATGGACCCGACGCGGCCCGCCCGAGTCGACCCCAGGAAAATCATCGGGCCAATCAAAGAGCACGGCGTGACCATCATGTTCGGCTCGCCGGCCCTGCTGGATACCGTCGGACGGTGGGGAGCCGCCAACGGCGTCACGCTCGATTCACTGCGCTGCGTCATATCGGCGGGCGCACCGGTGCCCCCGCGAGTGATCGAACGGTTTCAGGGTCTGCTCGGCGAGGGTGCGGCAATCCATACACCTTACGGCGCCACCGAGTCGCTGCCGGTGGCTAGCGCGTCGAGCCAGGAGATCCTGCTCGAAACGCGTTACGCCACCGACCGCGGGGCGGGGACGTGCGTCGGGTATCCGGTGCCGTCGATCGAAGCGGCGGTGATCGCCATCAACGACGAACCCATCTCTACCTGGCGTGACGACCTGAAGATGGAGGAGAAGACGGTGGGCGAAATCGTCGTCAAGGGCCCGCAGGTGACGCGGGAGTACTTCAAGGCTCCAGTGCACACGTCGCTGGCAAAAATCGCGGACGGGGATACCGTGCGCCACCGGATGGGCGACCTCGGTTATTTCGATGAGAGTGGCCGGCTCTGGTTTTGCGGTCGCAAGAGCCAACGGGTCGAGACCAGAGACGGCACTCTGTTCACCGTGCCCTGTGAATCGGTCTTCAACACCCACCCGGAGGTTTTTCGAACGGCCCTGGTCGGCGTGGGAGAGCGGAATGACCAGACACCTGTGCTCTGCGTCGAGCTGGAAAAGGGCGTCGGCCGATCTGAACACGAGCGCATACGACAGCAACTCCTCGATCTCGGTGCTGAGTTCGAACACACCAGGCAGATTCACACCGTGATTTTCCATCCCGGTTTTCCGGTCGACATCAGGCACAACGCCAAGATCGGCCGTGGTGCCCTGGCCGAATGGGCGACGCCCAGGGTGGGTTCGTGA
- a CDS encoding ATP-dependent 6-phosphofructokinase, protein MANTIRRIAVNTGGGDAPGLNAVIRSIVLSALRRGWEVLGIRTGYEGLLDTSKITQLDRNSVRGITHLGGTILGTTNRGSPFEYPVKQANGEIALVDRSDEIIENFRRLQIDALIAIGGDGSMLIAHRLAKMGLPMVGVPKTIDNDLSGTVVTFGFDTAVSVATEAIDRLHSTAEAHDRVFVVEVMGRYAGWIALHAGVAATADVVLIPEIPFDIDTVCEKIMDREARGRRFSIVVAAEGAKPIGGEMVATAQGVGREVRLGGISQQIAAGIEEQTGKETRTVVLGHLQRGGSPTTFDRLLALRFGAAAVRMVEDERFGVMVALDPPTVLAVPLEVATERMKCVPLDSDTMLTARDLGISFGDRVEGGEAR, encoded by the coding sequence TTGGCGAACACGATCCGCAGAATCGCGGTCAACACAGGGGGCGGTGATGCACCGGGCCTCAACGCCGTGATTCGGTCGATCGTGCTCTCTGCCCTGCGCCGCGGCTGGGAGGTTCTCGGCATACGGACCGGATACGAAGGCCTGCTCGACACCTCGAAAATCACCCAACTCGACCGTAACTCGGTTCGCGGCATCACTCACCTCGGCGGGACGATTCTCGGAACCACCAATCGTGGTTCCCCATTCGAATACCCCGTCAAACAGGCGAACGGTGAGATAGCCCTGGTCGACCGATCGGACGAAATCATCGAGAACTTTCGACGGCTCCAGATTGACGCCCTGATCGCCATCGGCGGTGACGGGTCGATGCTGATCGCTCACCGGCTGGCGAAGATGGGTCTGCCGATGGTGGGCGTTCCGAAGACCATCGATAATGATCTTTCTGGCACCGTTGTCACCTTTGGATTCGACACTGCGGTGTCCGTGGCGACCGAAGCGATCGATCGTCTCCATTCGACCGCGGAGGCGCATGATCGGGTGTTTGTCGTCGAGGTCATGGGTCGGTATGCCGGCTGGATCGCCCTTCATGCGGGGGTCGCTGCGACCGCAGACGTCGTGTTGATTCCGGAAATACCGTTCGACATCGATACGGTGTGCGAAAAGATCATGGATCGTGAGGCGCGCGGGCGCAGGTTCTCGATCGTGGTCGCCGCTGAGGGGGCGAAGCCGATCGGCGGGGAAATGGTCGCCACAGCACAGGGAGTTGGTCGCGAGGTGCGGCTTGGGGGGATTTCCCAGCAGATTGCAGCCGGGATCGAGGAGCAGACCGGCAAGGAAACCCGGACCGTCGTTCTCGGTCACCTCCAGAGGGGTGGCAGCCCCACGACCTTCGATCGTCTTCTGGCCCTGCGCTTCGGTGCCGCAGCCGTAAGGATGGTGGAGGACGAGAGGTTTGGAGTCATGGTGGCCCTCGATCCGCCGACCGTGTTGGCGGTTCCCCTGGAGGTCGCCACCGAACGCATGAAATGCGTGCCGCTCGACAGCGACACCATGCTCACCGCGCGCGATCTGGGGATCAGCTTCGGTGACAGGGTGGAAGGGGGTGAGGCGCGATGA
- a CDS encoding malate dehydrogenase, with protein sequence MLNKIGLIGGGYIGGVLTQEIAQRRLAREVGLSDPAPFVNPDDPPERQEVVTKQSVAKGKCLDIAEGLPTIRKDIRCVGSKDYSALAGADLIINTAGVPRKARPDGTFPSREELLTINLKVTKQVAEGIKEFCPDATIISIANPLDAIVYTLDKALAPPKNKLLGMAGQLDSGRYCYFVSEAANVSVENVNAMVLGGHGDTMVPVRSSCSIAGIPVTKFVDEETLSAIESRTRKAGGEVVGLLGFGSAFVSPAWAALEMAEAIIFDKRKIIPVCAKLEGEYGVNGLFVGVPAIVGANGIEQVIELDLTDSEKEAFAHSVEAVSKTCGEVDEMLADL encoded by the coding sequence ATGCTCAACAAAATCGGTTTGATCGGTGGTGGATACATCGGTGGTGTCCTCACCCAGGAGATCGCACAGCGGCGGCTGGCGCGGGAGGTCGGGCTCTCCGATCCGGCCCCTTTCGTCAATCCCGACGATCCACCGGAGCGACAGGAGGTGGTAACGAAGCAGTCGGTGGCCAAGGGTAAGTGCCTGGACATCGCGGAAGGGCTACCAACCATTCGCAAGGACATCCGCTGCGTGGGCAGCAAGGATTACTCGGCGCTCGCGGGCGCAGACCTCATCATCAACACGGCGGGCGTACCGCGCAAGGCCCGTCCGGACGGCACCTTCCCGAGCCGCGAAGAGCTTCTGACCATCAACCTCAAGGTCACGAAGCAGGTCGCCGAGGGCATCAAGGAGTTCTGCCCGGACGCGACCATCATCTCCATCGCCAATCCGCTGGACGCCATCGTCTACACGCTCGACAAGGCCCTGGCCCCGCCCAAGAACAAGCTCTTGGGTATGGCCGGCCAGCTTGACTCCGGCCGCTACTGCTACTTCGTCTCCGAAGCGGCAAATGTCTCGGTCGAGAACGTGAATGCGATGGTTCTCGGCGGCCACGGCGACACCATGGTCCCGGTACGCTCCTCGTGCTCGATCGCCGGCATTCCGGTCACCAAGTTCGTCGACGAGGAAACCCTGTCGGCCATCGAGAGTCGAACTCGTAAGGCGGGTGGCGAGGTGGTCGGCCTGCTCGGCTTCGGCTCGGCATTCGTGTCGCCGGCCTGGGCGGCGCTCGAGATGGCCGAGGCCATCATTTTCGACAAGCGCAAGATCATCCCGGTCTGCGCCAAGCTCGAGGGCGAGTATGGCGTCAACGGTTTGTTCGTCGGCGTACCGGCGATTGTCGGCGCCAACGGCATCGAGCAGGTGATCGAGCTCGACCTCACCGACTCCGAGAAGGAGGCGTTTGCGCACTCGGTCGAGGCAGTTTCGAAGACCTGTGGCGAGGTCGACGAAATGCTCGCCGACCTGTGA
- a CDS encoding tetratricopeptide repeat protein, giving the protein MYRKISLIVTSVFIIVAVTGNVSADQDQPPNPKAKAVADRALADLAAWKNQNARNYLLKQKNEFGSTPQYQAAWALLEIQDGASGKKEMAKRGVDSLSQLSKNAAVDAVASYYLGEVLYEQNKRKEANAAWQTAAKQAETLTKKYPTDPTSHYYLGASLVRAKKYQQARDELLTAVRAGFDPAMVNHQIGLSYLFAESWQEAKESFDLGLAVEPRYAPMYFWRAMAWEKLDRKDEMLIDLDQYVKLAPDGPFAGKARAVLKSAGR; this is encoded by the coding sequence GTGTATCGGAAGATTTCGCTCATCGTCACATCAGTGTTCATCATCGTCGCGGTCACCGGTAACGTCTCGGCCGACCAGGACCAGCCACCAAACCCAAAAGCCAAGGCGGTGGCCGACAGGGCGTTGGCCGACCTCGCAGCCTGGAAGAACCAGAACGCGCGCAACTACCTTCTCAAGCAGAAGAACGAGTTCGGTTCGACCCCCCAATACCAGGCGGCCTGGGCACTGCTGGAGATTCAGGACGGTGCGAGCGGCAAGAAGGAGATGGCAAAACGTGGAGTCGACAGTCTGTCTCAATTGAGCAAGAACGCCGCGGTGGATGCGGTCGCCTCGTACTATCTCGGCGAGGTCCTCTACGAACAGAACAAGAGAAAGGAAGCCAACGCCGCCTGGCAAACTGCGGCGAAGCAGGCCGAAACGCTGACAAAGAAATACCCGACCGATCCCACATCGCACTATTACCTGGGTGCCTCCCTGGTGCGAGCCAAAAAGTACCAGCAGGCGCGTGACGAACTGCTGACCGCGGTCCGGGCAGGCTTCGATCCGGCAATGGTCAACCACCAGATCGGCCTTTCGTATCTCTTTGCCGAATCGTGGCAGGAGGCCAAGGAGTCTTTCGACCTCGGCCTCGCAGTCGAACCGCGTTACGCGCCGATGTACTTCTGGCGCGCCATGGCCTGGGAGAAGCTGGACCGCAAGGACGAGATGCTGATCGACCTCGACCAGTACGTCAAACTCGCACCCGACGGACCCTTCGCCGGCAAAGCGCGAGCGGTGCTCAAGAGCGCGGGGAGATAG
- a CDS encoding 3-oxoacyl-ACP synthase III: MKFENVSVLSVSHVDAPHTITSEEIEEQLAPTMDRLGIRRDLLRDLSGIMERRVWDEGMQPSRVAAMAGEKAIEAAGVDRSKLGILINTSVCRDYLEPSTACIAHSELGLPETCMNFDLGNACLGFVNGMDMVGNMIDRGQVDYAILVNGETSRQITEATVKRMQDPEIDEASFREQFASLTLGSGAAAMVLGRSDLEPEGHAFTGSVNLAATQHCRLCAGNIDQMVTKTRELLLAGMELAVRTWGKAAEVLGWTVDSIDHFVVHQVSKVHTEQFAGVLGIDLEKIFRLYPNFGNIGPAGVPIALSKLAESGRLHRGQKVAILGIGSGINCTMAELLW; encoded by the coding sequence ATGAAATTCGAAAACGTTTCAGTTTTGAGCGTTTCCCACGTGGATGCGCCGCACACGATCACCTCGGAGGAGATCGAGGAACAGTTGGCGCCGACGATGGACCGCCTCGGTATCCGCAGGGACCTGCTGCGTGATCTCTCCGGGATCATGGAGAGGCGGGTTTGGGACGAGGGCATGCAGCCGAGCCGGGTGGCGGCGATGGCGGGCGAGAAGGCGATCGAAGCGGCGGGTGTGGATCGCTCGAAGCTGGGGATCCTCATCAACACGTCGGTCTGCCGTGACTACCTCGAGCCGTCGACCGCATGCATCGCCCATTCGGAGCTCGGCCTGCCCGAGACGTGCATGAATTTCGACCTCGGCAACGCGTGCCTCGGTTTCGTCAACGGCATGGACATGGTCGGCAATATGATCGACCGTGGGCAGGTGGACTACGCCATTCTGGTCAATGGCGAGACCAGCCGCCAGATCACCGAAGCTACCGTCAAGCGGATGCAAGATCCGGAGATCGACGAGGCGTCCTTCCGCGAGCAGTTCGCGTCCCTCACTCTCGGCTCGGGCGCTGCGGCGATGGTGCTCGGCCGATCGGACCTCGAGCCGGAGGGCCACGCTTTCACCGGCAGCGTGAACCTCGCGGCGACTCAACACTGCCGGCTCTGTGCCGGCAATATCGACCAAATGGTGACCAAGACCCGCGAGCTGCTTTTGGCTGGCATGGAGCTTGCCGTGCGGACGTGGGGGAAGGCGGCTGAGGTGCTGGGCTGGACGGTGGATTCCATCGATCACTTCGTGGTCCACCAGGTGAGCAAGGTCCACACCGAGCAATTCGCAGGAGTTCTCGGCATCGATCTCGAGAAGATCTTCCGCCTCTATCCGAACTTCGGAAACATCGGGCCGGCAGGCGTGCCGATCGCGCTGTCCAAGCTCGCGGAGTCCGGGCGCCTCCATCGTGGTCAAAAGGTCGCGATACTCGGCATCGGAAGCGGCATCAACTGCACCATGGCCGAGCTGCTGTGGTGA
- a CDS encoding alpha/beta fold hydrolase, protein MRPVPQRLYPFEAHHLDLDGLKYHYLDEGSGEAVVAVHGNPTWSFYYRDLVKELRDQFRVIVPDHMGCGLSDKPEDGAYDYTLSRRVEDFSKLMEDCDLDGVNLVVHDWGGMIGLAWAVRHPERVKRLVILNTAAFHLPKSKSFPWQLWIVRDTPFGSLMVRGFNGFARGATHLACTRKRLPKDVRDAYCAPYDSWNDRIATLRFVQDIPLNAGEPGYDIVSQTAARLDVFRDRPVLVCWGDRDFVFDHHFLAEWERIYPDAEVHRFADCGHYILEDASEDVIPLIREFLRAT, encoded by the coding sequence ATGAGGCCTGTTCCGCAACGGCTGTATCCGTTCGAGGCGCATCACCTCGATCTCGACGGTCTCAAGTACCACTACCTCGACGAGGGAAGCGGTGAAGCCGTCGTCGCCGTTCACGGCAACCCAACCTGGTCTTTCTACTATCGGGACCTGGTCAAGGAGCTGCGGGACCAATTCCGGGTCATCGTTCCCGACCACATGGGTTGCGGCCTCTCCGACAAGCCGGAAGATGGGGCGTACGATTACACCCTGAGCCGCCGGGTCGAGGACTTTTCGAAGCTGATGGAGGACTGCGACCTCGATGGTGTGAATCTGGTGGTGCACGATTGGGGAGGCATGATCGGACTCGCATGGGCGGTGCGCCACCCGGAGCGGGTCAAACGCCTGGTCATCCTCAACACTGCGGCGTTTCATTTGCCGAAGAGCAAAAGCTTTCCGTGGCAGTTGTGGATCGTCCGAGACACGCCTTTCGGTTCCCTGATGGTTCGTGGTTTCAACGGTTTCGCTCGCGGCGCGACCCACCTCGCGTGCACTCGCAAACGACTGCCGAAGGACGTGCGCGACGCGTATTGCGCGCCCTACGATAGTTGGAACGATCGGATCGCGACCCTGCGTTTCGTGCAGGACATTCCGCTGAACGCTGGCGAGCCCGGGTACGACATCGTCTCCCAAACCGCCGCCCGCCTGGATGTCTTCCGCGACCGACCGGTGTTGGTGTGCTGGGGAGACAGGGACTTCGTCTTCGATCATCATTTTCTCGCCGAGTGGGAGAGGATCTACCCTGACGCGGAGGTCCACCGCTTCGCCGATTGCGGCCACTACATCCTCGAGGACGCCTCGGAAGACGTGATCCCGTTGATTCGCGAATTCTTGCGAGCTACGTGA